Genomic DNA from Mycolicibacterium helvum:
GCTCACCCACCGGGCCCTGATCAACGTCGCCAAACTCACGATGCAGGCTGCCAGGGTGGCCGAGGGGGCGATCTGCTGCAACCCACTACCGTTGTTCCACACGGCCGGCTGCGTCATCGCCACGCTGGGTCCGCTGTGGGTGGCCGGCACCGTCGTTCTGTCCGAACGATTCAGCCCCGAAACCGCGCTCGAGACGTTGCGCCGGGAAAACGTCTCGGTGCTGTTCTATGTCCCCGCAGTGCTGCACGCCCTGCTGCAACGCCAAGCCGACGAGGGCCGGCCGGCGCCGCGCCTCGATGTGATCATGGGTGGGGCGGCCACCGTATCGAGTGAGCTGATCGACGGCGCGGCGAAGGTATTCGGCGCCCGAGTGCACAATCTCTACGGCCAGACCGAGCTCGCGCCGGTGGTCTCGTTGACCCGCCCGGAGGACAGTCGGCACGACCAGCTGCACACGGTGGGACGCCCACTGCCGCAACTCGACTGCAAGGTCATCGATCCGGGCACCGGTGCGGTTGTGGCCATCGGTCAGGTCGGGGAGATCTGTGCCCGTGGGTATCAACAGTTCGTCGAGTACCTGCATGATCCGGATGCCACCGCAGCCGCCGTCGACCCGGAAGGTTTCGTGCGGACCGGCGATCTGGGCACCATGGACGAACGCGGCTTTCTCAGGGTCACCGGCAGGCTCAAGGAGCTGATCATCCGCGGCGGTGAGAACATCGCACCCGCCGAGGTGGAGTCTGTCATCGCACAACATGACGATGTGCTCGATGTGGTGGCCGTGGGCCTTCCCGACGAGCGGATGGGGGAGATCGTCGCCGTGGTATGCCGCGTCGGTGGTCGTGTGCGAGTAAGCCTGCGGGACAGTCTGGTCGCGTATGCACGAGACCGGCTTCCGGCCTACAAGGTGCCAGCCCGGTGGTTCCTCATCGATGAGTTTCCGAGGACCCCGACGGGCAAGGTCCAGCGCTTTGCCCTGCGGGAGGCCGCACTGGCGCAGGAACTGAGCGAACTGTGACCGTTCGCCCGTCTATCGAGGCTCGTCGCCTCGCTCTCCGAGAGAGTT
This window encodes:
- a CDS encoding class I adenylate-forming enzyme family protein — protein: MSTSPVSDLDPSARPRAYRPADRAVPLVGHTIGELLGIRAGEHPDREAVIGVRHGTDRIERLTYAELLDEADRVAAALAVLVEPGDMVALWAPNVIEWTVIQYGAALAGVVLVALNPVLRHDELEYALRHSRARLLLHADNSRGYEMGAVAESVCGSIPGIQRISLSQPWLAPSGSAASDIGTDADSPVMLQYTSGTTGRPKGVLLTHRALINVAKLTMQAARVAEGAICCNPLPLFHTAGCVIATLGPLWVAGTVVLSERFSPETALETLRRENVSVLFYVPAVLHALLQRQADEGRPAPRLDVIMGGAATVSSELIDGAAKVFGARVHNLYGQTELAPVVSLTRPEDSRHDQLHTVGRPLPQLDCKVIDPGTGAVVAIGQVGEICARGYQQFVEYLHDPDATAAAVDPEGFVRTGDLGTMDERGFLRVTGRLKELIIRGGENIAPAEVESVIAQHDDVLDVVAVGLPDERMGEIVAVVCRVGGRVRVSLRDSLVAYARDRLPAYKVPARWFLIDEFPRTPTGKVQRFALREAALAQELSEL